The window ATAAAATTGATTTGTTGCCTATGATATACATGCTTGGGTTGAATTTCAATGACGATGAAACTTCATCGTTTGATAAAGGATACCTGATATGCGACACATTTGTTAAAAAATATGGCGCTTATATTAATTATTATGAATTAGGTAATGAAGAGGATTTACTCATTACAAAAAGCGGCACCTCAGGTAGTGATCCTGAAGATTATGACCAGGATAAGTTAAAGGTGGTTGCTGCTTTTTGGAAAGGAATGATTGCGGCTATAAAGCATCAAAAGCCCGATGCTAAGATTATTATAAATACAGGGGGATGGTTCCATTATGTTTTTTTTGACCTGTTAACAAAACACAATGTTGCTTATGACATAATAGGCTATCACTGGTATTCAAAAATGGACGAGTACGCCCAAAGTGTTCATGTAGATCTGTTAGATATTCTATCTAAAAAATTTCACAAGCCTATTTGGCTTACCGAAATAAATCAATCAAACGGAAGCGATTTATATACCGAAGGAAAACAAGCGGCCTGGATAAAAGCTTTTATAAATACGTGCCGTGGATACCCCCTGGTAAAAGCTGTATTTATATACGAGTTGTTAGACGAACCTGACTTACCAAATGTTGACGAAAGCGAACGGCATTATGGAATTATAAAATGGACAACAAAAAGTAAATCAAATTTAAACGACTGGCATTACAAAAAGGCAGCTCAAATTTTTGATTAATAAGGCTATGGATATCATTATAAACGCGCGTTTCCTTACCCAAAAACTAACTGGGGTACAACGCTTTGCAATAGAAATTGCAAAGCAATTAAAAGTGTTGATACCTATGGTTAGGTTTGTTGCGCCATCAAACATAATTCACCATCACCTGGCAGAAGAATTTGATGTGCTGATAATAGGAAAACGCAGAGGTGTTGTTTGGGAACAAATTGATTTGCCAATATTTTTAAAAAAAAATGGGAACCCCTTTTTAGTAAACTTGTGTAATGCAGCGCCCATTTTTTATGGCAATCAAGCTATCACGCTACACGATGTTGCATTTTTGGTAAATCCAGATTGGTTTAATAAAAACTTTGTGAGATTTTACAAATTTCTGATTCCAAGGATTGCTAAAAAAGCCCGAATAGTTTTCACTGTCAGTGATTTCTCAAAGTCGGAAATTGTGAAGTACATTGGAATTAATCCGCTAAAAATAAAAGTAATATATAATGGAATATCAGACTTATCGACACCAATATACACCGCAGAAGCCTACGGAAATTACATTTTGACAGTTGGGTCTATAGAAAAAAGAAAAAATATCCTCACCCTCATAGAAGCCTTTAACGAAATGCCCAATGAAGGCATCAAACTTGTTATTGTTGGGGATGTTAGTCCAATTTTCAATAACCAGGGAAACGAAATGATGAAAACCAACGGAAACGTGGTATTTGCCGGCCGTGTTGACGATGCTCATTTAGCTGGCTTGTACACAAACGCGCAAATGTTTATCTATCCCAGTTTATATGAAGGATTCGGCATTCCTCCTTTAGAAGCTATGGCCTATGGGTGTCCAACTATTGTATCTGATATTGATAGCTTAAAAGAAGTATGTGCAGAAGCCAGCCTGTACATAAATCCTCAAAGCAGCAAAAGTATTTCAGAAGGGATTATGTTGCTAAAGAATGAT is drawn from Mucilaginibacter ginsenosidivorax and contains these coding sequences:
- a CDS encoding glycosyl hydrolase 53 family protein, yielding MSLSTQFEILKKKKFRQYRFDVPIDYNGNIKNEATFFEMTTIAQQNKIDLLPMIYMLGLNFNDDETSSFDKGYLICDTFVKKYGAYINYYELGNEEDLLITKSGTSGSDPEDYDQDKLKVVAAFWKGMIAAIKHQKPDAKIIINTGGWFHYVFFDLLTKHNVAYDIIGYHWYSKMDEYAQSVHVDLLDILSKKFHKPIWLTEINQSNGSDLYTEGKQAAWIKAFINTCRGYPLVKAVFIYELLDEPDLPNVDESERHYGIIKWTTKSKSNLNDWHYKKAAQIFD
- a CDS encoding glycosyltransferase family 4 protein, with the protein product MDIIINARFLTQKLTGVQRFAIEIAKQLKVLIPMVRFVAPSNIIHHHLAEEFDVLIIGKRRGVVWEQIDLPIFLKKNGNPFLVNLCNAAPIFYGNQAITLHDVAFLVNPDWFNKNFVRFYKFLIPRIAKKARIVFTVSDFSKSEIVKYIGINPLKIKVIYNGISDLSTPIYTAEAYGNYILTVGSIEKRKNILTLIEAFNEMPNEGIKLVIVGDVSPIFNNQGNEMMKTNGNVVFAGRVDDAHLAGLYTNAQMFIYPSLYEGFGIPPLEAMAYGCPTIVSDIDSLKEVCAEASLYINPQSSKSISEGIMLLKNDEVLRNNFIVKGKRNIARFSWQLSARLIVDSITSLSD